In Corvus moneduloides isolate bCorMon1 chromosome 3, bCorMon1.pri, whole genome shotgun sequence, one DNA window encodes the following:
- the EVA1A gene encoding protein eva-1 homolog A isoform X4 has product MEPVGVSTEMALLSNILAAYAFITENPERAALYFVSGVCIGLVLTLLALVLRVSCRTDCKRSSSKKPPRERESDSDSSDSDDDSDTTSDLSARRHRRFERTLNMNVFTSAEELERAQRLEERERIIREIWMNGQPDIPGTRSLNRYY; this is encoded by the exons atggagcCCGTGGGCGTCAGCACGGAGAtggccctgctcagcaacatCCTGGCAGCCTATGCCTTCATCACAG AAAACCCCGAGCGGGCTGCCCTGTACTTTGTGTCCGGAGTGTGCATTGGACTCGTGCTGACCCTGCTGGCCCTGGTGCTGAGGGTGTCCTGCCGGACGGACTGCAAGCGCTCCTCCTCCAAAAAACCTCCTCGGGAGCGGGAGAGTGACAGCGACAGCAGCGACAGCGATGACGACTCGGACACCACGTCGGACCTGTCTGCCCGCAGGCACCGCAGGTTCGAGAGGACTTTGAACATGAACGTGTTCACCTCGGCGGAGGAGCTGGAGCGAGCGCAGCGGCTGGAGGAGCGGGAGCGCATCATCCGCGAGATCTGGATGAACGGCCAGCCCGACATTCCCGGGACCAGGAGCCTCAACCGCTActactga